In a single window of the Acidobacteriota bacterium genome:
- a CDS encoding NADH-quinone oxidoreductase subunit B, with the protein MDRPKAYVNPHVIRSLEESVFTTRLGAAIDWGRKNSLWPFPMGLACCAIEMMAVVGSRFDIARFGAEALRFSPRQADLMLISGTVSKKMAPALKKLYDQMPEPKWAITVGACASSGGMMNSYSTVQGVDEIIPVDLYISGCPPRPEAILDALILLQKRIQAGVPSALDRWKKALAEGGAPPVRVAPPGLTAQNPVTYASPIYPRPTLPSRPDLAAKRFRRY; encoded by the coding sequence ATGGACCGCCCCAAGGCCTACGTCAACCCGCACGTGATCCGCTCGCTCGAGGAGAGCGTCTTCACGACGCGCCTCGGCGCCGCCATCGACTGGGGGCGGAAGAACTCCCTGTGGCCTTTCCCCATGGGTCTCGCCTGCTGCGCCATCGAGATGATGGCGGTCGTCGGCTCGCGCTTCGACATCGCACGGTTCGGCGCGGAGGCCCTCCGATTCTCGCCGCGCCAGGCCGACCTGATGCTGATTTCCGGGACCGTCAGCAAGAAGATGGCCCCGGCGCTCAAGAAGCTCTACGACCAGATGCCCGAGCCGAAGTGGGCCATCACCGTGGGCGCCTGCGCTTCCTCGGGCGGGATGATGAACTCGTACTCCACCGTGCAGGGGGTGGACGAGATCATCCCCGTCGATCTCTACATCTCGGGCTGCCCGCCGCGGCCGGAGGCGATCCTCGACGCGCTGATCCTGCTGCAGAAGAGAATCCAGGCCGGCGTTCCCTCGGCCCTCGACCGGTGGAAGAAGGCTCTCGCCGAGGGTGGCGCCCCGCCCGTCCGGGTCGCCCCGCCCGGCCTGACGGCGCAAAATCCCGTCACGTACGCGAGCCCGATCTACCCCCGGCCGACCCTGCCGTCGCGGCCAGACTTGGCCGCCAAGAGATTCCGGCGGTATTGA